From Sediminibacterium sp. TEGAF015, a single genomic window includes:
- a CDS encoding glycosyltransferase family protein, which yields MNIDNKLDKVFQFMHTRALHEQCNHEIIQAKDHTLFPFLYGKYALMMTDAEPENDIHIVFESFIRLNQFPIVAVANWKATAYGQTLLDRYQNNYLIKMLDPQIQLRTLNMLRTNCFLYIDAYHQQDETYSLIEAMYMQLPVVAYDSEYNKKLTGNGAFYYKTMVDLLILLQSLHPMKVYSNGALMKQIFNSRLEKLHPKHSALQIAEQ from the coding sequence ATGAACATAGACAACAAGTTAGATAAGGTATTTCAGTTTATGCATACAAGAGCTTTACACGAGCAATGCAATCATGAAATTATTCAGGCAAAAGATCATACGCTCTTCCCCTTTCTCTATGGAAAATATGCATTAATGATGACCGATGCCGAGCCTGAAAATGATATACATATTGTATTTGAAAGCTTTATAAGATTAAATCAATTCCCAATTGTAGCAGTTGCAAACTGGAAAGCAACCGCTTATGGTCAAACGCTGCTTGATCGTTACCAGAATAACTATCTTATTAAAATGCTTGATCCGCAGATTCAGCTGAGAACTTTAAATATGCTCAGGACCAATTGTTTTCTGTACATAGATGCATACCACCAGCAAGACGAAACATATTCGTTGATTGAAGCCATGTATATGCAACTTCCGGTAGTTGCATACGATTCAGAATATAATAAAAAGCTGACTGGGAATGGAGCATTCTATTATAAAACAATGGTTGACTTACTGATTCTTCTGCAATCATTACACCCCATGAAAGTATATTCGAATGGCGCTTTAATGAAACAGATTTTTAACTCCCGACTGGAGAAGCTTCATCCAAAGCACTCAGCTCTTCAAATTGCGGAACAGTAA
- a CDS encoding PAS domain S-box protein, producing the protein MRYPYTVDRKLLDQIASPDYFIFTIDLDANITFCNDAFQRLYQIVGESVEGASIDSLLHSKDAIAIKDAVHQALLTKSLVPSIIKLSSPGIASANQDLHFEISPVHDRRSYPIAFLMIGKMVTASNNQKATTTMGASSTGLSGQNREWFREVADCMQEMVWMSDYQHQLVFVNKAWLKYRGNVMDQEMGNGWMEAVYAEDRFQLEQTQAAAFANKQGYTVQFRIRKYDASYRWVEMQGSPMFSNLGDFIGYTGTLQDITQIKELQLQLNRQKETLEVSKIEFTKFTKIAQRINVVIILCDAGYRITWVNDSFVKLTGFPLREVNGKDPLHILSGQDTDPVLLDKLKKTIDQGKSLRTEIVFYAKNGNKIWLDLKLETLFDKEGNVLGYLTIQNDITKKKMTEKDVEEQMTHLKQISDIASFELRHEFSKILQILQTAKFQQNSLESYQQILTDIEASANTMNQAILKISDEVSFASSSNIALNKFLLNQAIEEIILIDDDHMINKLNTVIIRNVIPNMTVTVFDNIDEALEYLKNNPTHKRKIFLDLNFMGRNGWDFLEEYERMNQPWPVIILTSSIDHNDYEKSKKYSNVTHFITKPLTVPQFEELSALDEASPVGS; encoded by the coding sequence ATGCGCTATCCTTACACAGTCGATAGAAAATTATTAGATCAGATTGCTTCTCCTGATTATTTCATATTCACAATAGATTTGGATGCTAATATAACGTTCTGTAATGATGCTTTTCAACGACTTTATCAGATTGTTGGAGAGTCGGTAGAAGGAGCATCTATCGATTCACTTTTGCATTCAAAAGATGCTATCGCAATTAAGGATGCGGTACATCAGGCATTGCTTACTAAGTCCTTAGTTCCTTCCATTATAAAGTTGTCTAGCCCTGGTATTGCTTCAGCCAATCAGGATCTTCATTTTGAAATAAGTCCTGTTCATGATAGAAGGTCTTATCCGATCGCATTTTTAATGATTGGGAAGATGGTTACAGCGTCAAATAATCAAAAAGCAACCACCACTATGGGTGCTTCCAGTACTGGTTTAAGTGGCCAGAACAGGGAATGGTTCCGTGAAGTTGCAGATTGCATGCAAGAAATGGTCTGGATGAGTGATTATCAGCACCAACTGGTCTTTGTAAACAAAGCATGGCTTAAGTACAGGGGAAATGTGATGGATCAGGAAATGGGGAATGGATGGATGGAAGCGGTTTATGCAGAAGATCGTTTTCAACTGGAACAAACTCAGGCTGCTGCTTTTGCAAACAAGCAGGGGTATACTGTACAGTTCAGGATACGAAAATATGATGCAAGTTATCGTTGGGTAGAAATGCAGGGGAGTCCTATGTTCAGTAATCTGGGGGATTTTATTGGGTATACCGGAACATTACAGGATATAACCCAAATAAAGGAATTACAACTTCAATTGAATCGTCAAAAAGAGACGCTTGAAGTTTCTAAAATTGAATTTACCAAGTTTACAAAAATTGCACAGCGAATTAATGTAGTAATTATTCTGTGTGATGCTGGGTATAGAATAACCTGGGTGAACGATAGCTTTGTAAAGCTTACCGGTTTCCCGCTTCGCGAGGTAAACGGGAAAGACCCATTGCATATACTTTCCGGCCAGGATACAGATCCTGTTTTATTAGATAAATTAAAAAAGACCATTGATCAGGGAAAGAGTCTCAGGACGGAAATTGTTTTTTATGCAAAGAATGGCAACAAAATATGGCTCGACCTAAAACTGGAGACCTTATTTGATAAAGAGGGTAATGTGCTTGGGTATCTGACTATACAGAATGATATTACCAAAAAGAAAATGACAGAGAAGGATGTGGAAGAGCAAATGACACATCTGAAGCAAATATCAGATATCGCTTCTTTTGAGTTAAGGCATGAGTTCTCCAAGATTTTACAAATTCTACAGACTGCAAAATTTCAACAGAACAGTCTGGAAAGTTATCAGCAGATATTGACTGATATTGAAGCTTCGGCTAATACGATGAATCAGGCTATCCTGAAAATTTCCGATGAAGTGAGTTTTGCGTCTTCAAGTAATATAGCACTGAATAAGTTTTTGTTAAACCAAGCCATTGAAGAAATAATTCTGATTGATGATGATCATATGATCAATAAGCTAAATACTGTGATTATAAGGAATGTAATTCCTAATATGACGGTTACTGTTTTTGACAATATTGATGAAGCGCTTGAATACTTAAAAAATAACCCGACTCATAAAAGAAAAATTTTCCTTGACTTGAATTTTATGGGAAGAAACGGATGGGATTTTCTGGAAGAATACGAACGCATGAATCAACCTTGGCCGGTAATCATATTGACATCTTCCATTGATCATAATGATTACGAAAAGTCTAAGAAGTATTCCAATGTAACGCATTTTATTACGAAACCACTTACTGTTCCGCAATTTGAAGAGCTGAGTGCTTTGGATGAAGCTTCTCCAGTCGGGAGTTAA
- a CDS encoding glycosyltransferase family 4 protein has protein sequence MEIIHVVFTRNTKAKNNPIADIINQLATEQLKLGIKITIWEISRKPSDHFQNKAYPLKHFSHHLFLWNTMKEIRQHLSAAAKDTLFHFHGGIIPVYYPIAFYLKEKNIPFLLSPHGRYNAHTLDKASYLKKKHFANFDQNMITWSSALHFNSEHERKELNNRYPFNQQKSYICPNGLINNNLNIAPKIMKHDEIIYCYYGELNLTAMGLDILLHGFAKFKKSHSNNAILWIIGNGPDRNMILKTIKKLGLHKYVFVKPAVFGALKFEQLSKIDVMVRTPRVDFYPTVVMESAAMSIPCIVSMPTYLAEIIQTENAGYILSENNSEHLQKAFTESIQDMETVQWNRKKMNAHQMIARHFNWSSIARTHIQVYQDLTAH, from the coding sequence ATGGAAATAATACACGTGGTTTTCACTCGAAATACCAAAGCTAAAAACAATCCCATTGCTGATATCATCAACCAACTGGCTACCGAACAGCTTAAGCTGGGGATTAAAATCACTATTTGGGAAATAAGCAGAAAACCGTCTGATCATTTTCAAAACAAAGCCTATCCATTAAAGCATTTTTCACATCATTTATTTCTGTGGAATACCATGAAAGAAATTCGGCAGCATCTGTCTGCTGCTGCTAAAGACACCCTGTTCCATTTTCATGGAGGTATCATTCCTGTATATTATCCTATTGCATTTTACCTAAAGGAAAAAAATATCCCATTCCTTTTATCTCCCCATGGCAGATACAATGCTCATACATTAGACAAAGCTTCTTATCTGAAGAAGAAGCACTTTGCAAACTTTGATCAGAATATGATTACCTGGTCATCAGCACTTCACTTTAACAGTGAACACGAAAGAAAGGAATTAAATAATAGATACCCCTTTAATCAGCAAAAATCCTATATATGTCCCAATGGATTAATCAACAACAACCTGAATATAGCTCCCAAAATAATGAAGCACGATGAAATTATTTATTGCTATTACGGGGAGCTGAATCTGACAGCAATGGGCCTTGATATATTGTTGCATGGTTTTGCAAAATTTAAAAAGAGTCACTCCAATAATGCCATACTCTGGATTATTGGGAATGGCCCCGACAGAAACATGATTCTGAAAACAATCAAGAAACTGGGTCTCCACAAATATGTTTTTGTTAAACCTGCTGTATTTGGCGCATTGAAATTTGAACAGTTGAGCAAAATAGATGTCATGGTAAGAACACCGAGAGTTGATTTTTATCCAACAGTAGTAATGGAATCAGCGGCTATGTCTATTCCCTGTATTGTTTCCATGCCAACCTATCTAGCAGAAATCATTCAGACAGAAAATGCAGGATATATACTTTCTGAGAACAATTCAGAGCACTTGCAAAAGGCATTTACAGAAAGTATTCAAGACATGGAAACAGTTCAATGGAACAGAAAAAAAATGAATGCACATCAAATGATAGCCAGGCATTTTAATTGGAGCAGCATTGCCCGGACACATATTCAGGTATACCAGGATTTGACGGCTCATTAA
- a CDS encoding long-chain-fatty-acid--protein ligase, whose translation MEPPIDINNIFSVSNSNFDDLAIELFHWQYQHNLVYRQWVNLVSPNPGSIKTPVQIPALPISFFKSHEVLVSGQVATCVFESSRTTGMISSKHYVPNLDGYEKSAICGFENRYGKLEEWCVLALLPAYLERENSSLVYMANRFIEKSGHPSSGFYLYDFADLHKKLLELEAAGQKTLLLGVTFALLDFTEMYQMQLKHTVIMETGGMKGRGRELTRVELHQLLCNRTGVSSIHAEYGMTELLSQAYSEGEGRFHCPPWMKVLLRKEDDPFEIIQEGTGLIQVIDLVNMYSCAFIATQDIGKRYLDGSFEVLGRMDYADLRGCSLMVV comes from the coding sequence TTGGAACCACCCATTGATATTAACAATATTTTTTCTGTAAGCAATTCCAATTTTGATGATCTGGCTATCGAATTATTTCATTGGCAATACCAGCATAATCTGGTTTATCGTCAATGGGTCAATTTGGTTAGCCCTAATCCAGGTAGTATTAAGACACCTGTACAGATACCGGCGTTGCCTATTTCCTTTTTTAAAAGCCACGAAGTATTGGTGTCGGGTCAGGTAGCTACCTGTGTTTTTGAGAGCAGCAGAACTACGGGTATGATATCCAGTAAACATTACGTACCCAACCTGGACGGGTATGAAAAAAGTGCCATCTGCGGATTTGAAAACCGATATGGCAAACTGGAAGAATGGTGTGTACTGGCATTGTTGCCAGCATACCTGGAGCGCGAAAATTCTTCCCTGGTTTACATGGCTAACCGATTCATTGAAAAGAGCGGCCATCCTTCTAGCGGATTCTATTTGTATGATTTTGCAGATTTACATAAAAAATTGCTGGAGTTGGAAGCTGCAGGTCAGAAAACCCTTTTACTCGGTGTCACTTTTGCCTTATTGGATTTTACTGAAATGTATCAGATGCAGTTGAAGCATACGGTAATTATGGAAACAGGAGGGATGAAGGGAAGGGGGAGAGAATTGACAAGAGTAGAGTTACATCAACTGCTTTGTAATAGAACAGGCGTTTCATCCATTCATGCAGAGTACGGAATGACTGAATTATTAAGTCAGGCTTATTCAGAGGGCGAGGGTCGTTTTCATTGCCCGCCCTGGATGAAAGTTTTGTTGAGAAAAGAGGATGATCCCTTTGAAATTATTCAGGAAGGAACCGGGTTAATACAAGTGATAGACTTGGTGAATATGTATAGCTGTGCATTTATTGCAACACAGGATATTGGCAAACGCTATCTGGATGGTAGTTTTGAAGTATTAGGAAGAATGGATTATGCAGACCTGAGAGGGTGTAGTTTGATGGTGGTTTAA
- a CDS encoding UbiA prenyltransferase family protein, with the protein MNNIFFYLTLFCATVLYYTHAYYLETGRKPQNQNERATWYKIYQKQITQSQLIFTFLLGLLVLLLFNGLQPLFSKLPLFNWIILLVFCLIAAAYYKSLYPGWGNWGFRNNGLIKPFLIGWVWAGAVSFLPVFFYDLSHPGSTYTANILTWLLFLKNWLFISLLCILFDIKDYANDANQPLKTWVVKMGLRKTLFGLIVPVALLSLGLYWILAWLQEFSLFRILFNTIPYILLITVSTQMHRRKSILYYLAIIDGLMLLKAVCGAIGMLGF; encoded by the coding sequence TTGAACAATATTTTTTTCTATTTGACTTTGTTTTGTGCAACGGTGCTTTATTATACCCATGCCTATTACCTTGAAACTGGAAGGAAGCCACAAAACCAGAATGAAAGGGCAACCTGGTACAAGATTTACCAAAAACAAATTACGCAGTCTCAACTCATTTTTACCTTTCTGCTGGGCTTACTTGTTTTACTGCTTTTCAATGGACTACAGCCCTTATTCTCCAAATTGCCGCTATTTAACTGGATAATTCTTTTGGTTTTCTGTTTAATTGCAGCTGCCTACTACAAAAGCCTCTATCCCGGCTGGGGAAACTGGGGATTCAGAAACAACGGCCTGATAAAACCTTTTCTGATTGGATGGGTATGGGCGGGTGCAGTTTCTTTTTTACCTGTATTTTTTTACGATCTTTCACATCCCGGTTCAACATATACTGCAAATATTCTCACCTGGTTACTGTTTTTAAAAAACTGGTTATTTATCAGTTTGCTCTGCATTTTGTTCGATATAAAAGACTATGCAAATGATGCCAATCAACCCCTAAAAACATGGGTAGTAAAAATGGGTTTACGCAAAACCCTTTTCGGACTCATCGTTCCCGTTGCCCTTCTGAGTCTGGGTTTATATTGGATACTTGCTTGGTTACAGGAATTCTCATTATTCCGAATATTATTCAACACAATACCCTATATATTGTTAATAACTGTTAGCACCCAAATGCATCGCCGTAAAAGCATTCTCTATTATCTTGCAATCATTGACGGACTCATGCTACTGAAAGCAGTTTGCGGTGCAATTGGCATGTTAGGATTCTAA